DNA from Verrucomicrobiota bacterium:
CGAGCAGCAGAAAGAGCCCTGGCCACCCAAACGTAATCAGCGTTTCGAGCCAATCGTTATGCAGTTGCGCGGGCCAGTACTCGCCCGAGGAATTACGGTAGAGCTGAAACAGGGTGTTAAAGCTGCCGGGGCCGGTGCCAAAAAATGGGGCGTCTTCGGCCATGCGGCGTCCGGTGTAGAACATTTCTTCCCGGTCCGCGAACCCTTCTTGAAGCGTTTCCATGCGCGGGCCGATTTCCTCCCACCCCAGCAGGACGCTCATGACGATGGTCAGGCCGAGGATTAGGAAAACACTGGCTTTTCTAAGCCAACCGGCCTGCCACTGGGCCAGCAGCAGGATCGCCACGGCCATGACACTCAAGCCCGCCATGACCATGGCCCCGCCACGACTGGTGGAGACCACCGGGCAAACGGCCATCAATAGGACCATGGACAACAGGAGATGATGAATGCGAGGGTGAATGAGATCCAAGTGCTGATGACGAGTCCGGGCGCGCTGGTAGGTCCACCAAAGGCCGAGCGAGACGGGCCAGATCAGATTAAAGTACTGGGCGGCATTGGCCCGGTAGGCGAAGGGACCGAAAATTTCCAATGGATTTTTATGGATGCGTGCCTCCACCAGCCAGAGCAATTCGCTAGTGCCGTCCATGCGTTGAATGATGCTAACCATGGCCAACACGGCGCCATTCACGCTCAAGAGCCAGAGCAGGCGGCGCAGTCGCGGGGGCAGCAGGCCATGTGCCAGATCGGAATTCCCGGGTGCCTCGGTCAGTTCCGGATCGTGAAGCAACCAGGAGCGCACCGCCCAGAACGCAAAGGCCAGCGCCAGGTACATCGAGAAATAACGCCAACTGGTGGCCTGGTCATAGCTGTGCGGCAACCAGGGAATGATGTCGTGATAAATGAAACTCCAACCTTCCGGGCGGTAGGTGGCGCGGGCGTTCCAAGCGCTGGCCAGTGTGAAACCCAGGATCAACAGGCACAAGAGGGCGAGCGCCCAGTCCAACGTCTTGCCCCAGTGCCAGGCGCGCTGGCCGGGCCAGATCACCGGGGCATAATCTCCCGTCACTCGGCGGGTGAACCAACTGAGGCCCCACAAAGCGCCGAGGGTATAACCCGTTACGTTCATGACTTCGATGGCCCACGGCTGAGTGGTGCCAAAGACCCAGGGGCCAAACACGACCATGAAACAAATGCCCAGTTCGGTGAGGGCATCCAAAAAGCTTAGAACGCTGTGGCGAGCGATCATGATGGGGGGGTGGTTTTTCGCTGTTTTCGGTGGGATACTTGGTGGAATTCCGAAGTCCGAAATCCGAGATCCGAAAGAAATCCGAAGTCCGAAATCTGAAAACGGGCCAACTCCATGAGGGGTGGTGAACGATGTCGCGTTAATTTCATTTTCACTATAAAATTAAATTATATATAACTGCGAGTGGTTATGTAATTGAATGTGTTAGAAATTCAAGAGCGTCGGGAAATGACGAATGGTCTGCCGACTGGGAAGTCGGCGACACAGCAGGTTTGGAAACCTGCGCTACTATGGATGCAGTGGCAAACTGGGAATGGTATAAGCGGTGGCGAGCGATCATGATGGTGGTGCGGCCATAATCTGGCTGAATCGCTCGTCGGCGGCTTCGGCGATTTTGGCGAGGAGATTCCGTTTTTCGAGGTGCAGTTCGTCGGAGTTGGCCTTGGGGATGAAATAAAATTGAATCTTCAAACCAGAGTCAAACTCATGGTTGTCATGCGTCAGACCGGGCGGAACAGTTTGGGAAGTGTCCCGTTCGAGAAACCACTGGTACTGGATGGCTTGGGCGTTTGGCGCGGGGTTGGGCAGAGTGATGCGGACCCCGGCTTTGCCGTATTCCTGGCACGCCCCCTGCAATAGGTCAATGATCTGGCGTTGGTTTTCGGCGATGGCGATTTTGCACTTGGCAAACTCGGCATAATGGTTCAGCGCCTTGAATTTCATCCGTTCCGGGCTATTCAACAGCGCGACCATGGTTTTCCAGTAACCCAAAGTGCGCAGCCCGGTATAGCTCACAAAAAAGACGCCGACCAAACCGATGGCAATCCCGAGGCTGTTTTGAAAAACGCTCACCAAAGCCAGGAGGCTGAACAGCGCGCATACCAGGTAAATCGCGAAGGCGGATTGCCGATGCGTCAACCCCAGATGCAACAGGCGATGATGGATGTGGCCGGCGTCGGCGGAGAACATGGATTTGCCCCGGATTGCCCGGCGGGTCATGGAGAGAAGGGTGTCGGCGATGGGATAGCCCAGGACCAGAACGGGAATGAGCATGGAGGTGGCCATGATCCCCTTTTGGGCGGTGATCATGGAAGACACCGCCAGGGTCATGCCGAGAAACAGACTGCCGGTGTCGCCCAGGAACACCCGGGCCGGATTGGTGTTGTAGGGGAGAAAACCGAGACAAGCGCCGGTGAGCGCCGTGAGCAGCACGGCGGCGACGACATTCCCATGGATAATGGCAATCAAGGCATTTGTGCCGGCGGCAAACAGAGCCACACCTACCGCCAAACCGTCGAGTCCATCCACCAGGTTGATGGCGTTGGTAATGCCGATGATCCAAATTATGGAGAGAAGCGGGCCAATAAAATCCAGCGGCACGGTTCCGAGGCCGGGGATGGTAATATTGGAGAAACGCACACCACTCAGGACGAGCGCCACCGCGATCGGCAACTGGATGAGAAATTTCTTCCGGGCATTCAGGCCGCGAATGTCATCCACCACCCCGACGAGGAGCATTATGAAACCGCTGAGTAGGATCAGGAGCACCAGACGCCCTTGCGCAAAGAGGTTGGAGTTGACCAGATTCGAGTGAAAACTCAGGGCGTAAACGGGCAACCACATGCCGACGGCCACGGCCAAGCCGCCGAGCAACGGCACGGCTTGTTGGTGAATTTTACGGTTGCCGGGGTGATCCACGATGTCCAGCCATTTGGCCAACCAGATGACCAAAGGCGTCAAAACCAGTGATAC
Protein-coding regions in this window:
- a CDS encoding O-antigen ligase family protein; this encodes MIARHSVLSFLDALTELGICFMVVFGPWVFGTTQPWAIEVMNVTGYTLGALWGLSWFTRRVTGDYAPVIWPGQRAWHWGKTLDWALALLCLLILGFTLASAWNARATYRPEGWSFIYHDIIPWLPHSYDQATSWRYFSMYLALAFAFWAVRSWLLHDPELTEAPGNSDLAHGLLPPRLRRLLWLLSVNGAVLAMVSIIQRMDGTSELLWLVEARIHKNPLEIFGPFAYRANAAQYFNLIWPVSLGLWWTYQRARTRHQHLDLIHPRIHHLLLSMVLLMAVCPVVSTSRGGAMVMAGLSVMAVAILLLAQWQAGWLRKASVFLILGLTIVMSVLLGWEEIGPRMETLQEGFADREEMFYTGRRMAEDAPFFGTGPGSFNTLFQLYRNSSGEYWPAQLHNDWLETLITFGWPGLFLLLAALGVCLARWFAPGPSGIPADKYFVMLLWCAVGGCLVHARYDFPFQIHSILALFLILCAVLSALFRRG
- a CDS encoding MraY family glycosyltransferase, with amino-acid sequence MAFYKTYWVVFIMAGVVSLVLTPLVIWLAKWLDIVDHPGNRKIHQQAVPLLGGLAVAVGMWLPVYALSFHSNLVNSNLFAQGRLVLLILLSGFIMLLVGVVDDIRGLNARKKFLIQLPIAVALVLSGVRFSNITIPGLGTVPLDFIGPLLSIIWIIGITNAINLVDGLDGLAVGVALFAAGTNALIAIIHGNVVAAVLLTALTGACLGFLPYNTNPARVFLGDTGSLFLGMTLAVSSMITAQKGIMATSMLIPVLVLGYPIADTLLSMTRRAIRGKSMFSADAGHIHHRLLHLGLTHRQSAFAIYLVCALFSLLALVSVFQNSLGIAIGLVGVFFVSYTGLRTLGYWKTMVALLNSPERMKFKALNHYAEFAKCKIAIAENQRQIIDLLQGACQEYGKAGVRITLPNPAPNAQAIQYQWFLERDTSQTVPPGLTHDNHEFDSGLKIQFYFIPKANSDELHLEKRNLLAKIAEAADERFSQIMAAPPS